From the Anguilla rostrata isolate EN2019 chromosome 12, ASM1855537v3, whole genome shotgun sequence genome, the window acaattacaaataaataaataaatttaaatgaataaataaataaatacataaattaaataaataaataataaaaaagttacACAAATTAACTTAAATACGTGTCTGAACATCTCATTACCCTAGCTTATGTGTGGTAGTTTCTCATGGAAATGTACACAGAAGCTTTCAGATCTGACTTACAGTAATGTGTAAACAGAGCAGAGGTTGATACGAGCGTATCACTGCACACTGCGTAGTGCCTGCATGGCTGCCCCCGGACACACAGCTGTGTagagaggatgaggatgatgtGCGGGGGGAAGGCTCCATGCTCCTGGCATTAAGCTGCCATGTATCCCATGATCCTGTTGATGGTGACGGAGCGAACCTGGAAGCCCTTCAGCTCTCTACAGAGACTCAGTCGCGCGTCGAAGTCAAAGCTGCTCCTGGAGGGCTGAGGGCTGCTGGGAGTCTGCAGGCGAGGAGGAATAGGGCGCAAAGCGTCAGTGAGAACACCATGATCCAAATATAAACCACAGTCCAAAAATAAACCATGATCCGATTATTAATCATAATCAAAATATAAACCATAGTCCGATTATTAATCATAGTACAAATATAAATCATAATCTGAttattaatcataataaaaatataaaccacaatccaattattaatattcataatccAAATATAAACCATAATCCAAttattaatcataataaaaacataaaccatTCTCCGATTATTAATCATCATCCAAATACAAACCATAATCCAAATGTAAATCTAGATTAAGGATTTATATCTTGATTAGGATTTggataaatattacattttcttgaTGCGTTTTTTTGAGCCTTTGTGGGCAGGGTGGAAATGATTGTACACATTTCCCTAAATTCCTTTTCGGGGCTCACTTTCGGTTTTGGAGTCTGTCTGGCTCAGAATTTGACTAAGAGAGAGTAAGCAATGCGAACGGGGAAAGGCAGAAATCTTACCGTTACTGCTGAGGAGGGCCAGGAACCAGAGGGGAAGTCACACTTCTGCGTGACAAAAGATTAAAGAAAGGGAAGAATGAGCAAAGACAGAAATGATGCAAAGATGTACTGGAATGTACTTGGCTTTGGTCTGACCACGTTTTTTACCAAACAAACTTTGTTCTCTgttgttgttggggggggggggggggggaagctgaaCACTGTTGTGTACATTCTCGATGAAGGTTATGTAGCTAGTGTGTAAGGAATGCGTAAGCAATTCTGTTTCATCTTCCCTTAAAACTTAGAAAATTACAAGTCCCCAATATATCTAGAGAGGGTTCGGCTCTTGAAATCGACCTATCTTGCAGTTGCtgttatgaaattaaaaagtgaacacctgaattaataataaaaaaagattacagtgctgattttaaagtttgacattaaaaatgataaGAGATGGTAGATATTGTCTTTTGCTCGACTCTTTTTggcatgtgtgatgtgtgtgattggtgtgtttgtggatactgtatatttttgtggGATATACTCagtatgatgtgtgtatgtatgtatggtatGGAtaaatagatggatggatggatgggtggatagATAGATTCAGAGAGTTATATTTTCCTCTCACCTTCAGAAGGTTCTGGATAGCCGTGAGCACAGTGTCCTCCAGGTCCTTCCTCTGGTAAGCAAACAGTTTGTCCTGGTGGTACTCCAAATCCACCTTAATGTTCCTCAGGCATTCGTCCTGCGGAGACCAGCACGTCACTCACTCTGTTAGCTTCTGAGCGTCACCCGTTTGTCTGTACAACGCATTTGGCCGCTACTGACACGAGAGATACTTTACCTTATTAAACCTGATGCTTTGAGTGCTGGAGCATCCACCATCCTATTTCGTAAAGACAACGCGCAATACGAAGGTTAGACAATAATCGTCATAAAATTAGCCATTTCAATTTGTGTCAAAAATGTATTGATGTCTTTAATGGCAACATCTATTGGAAatattcacatttgcatttccTAGCTTGTAAAAAGTCTCGCGTGTCCATGTTGTTAAATTTCGCGTAATGTTGTAGGATATTTTCACGCAGATTTAGACATACCTGCCCTGCGCTTGGCTCGCAAGCAGACAGTGCAGTATTGACTGCCATACTTTGCTCCGTGCAGTTGAATCCTTCGAATAGCTCATCCtggatgaggggaggggggcacattggaataaatttaaattcacacgtaacttttaaattgtattaaCTGTTGCCGCTGAATATCCAGTTTATCCTGTGGCTACTTACGCGTGCGAGCGCGCGCGTTACGTCAGTGAGCAGAGCTCTAGAGAGCGTCACACATTGCACATCCAGTTTCTGTGCGGGTTTCAGCGGGGTCCCCAGGGTCACGCGCCAGACATAAGGGGAGAGCGCGGCTAAGAGCAGCCAGGAGAGAAAACCTGAGCGGAAACCAAATGAGAacttattataattatttgttttgaatctGGAAATGAAATGCAGCCGTGAAATGAGATGCACTTTCAATCATGAATGCAATAATTCATAATATTCATACAAACGCGAGGCTATAGGCTGCTGCGCAACATCTTAACTAAAGCAAAACTTGTTCTAAAATTTATTCCCAAGGTACCGACATTTTTCATATTGCAAATAACTTGGAAATAAGAGATTTAAAAAGTTTAATGCAACTGTATACAGAAAAGCGAGCTGttacacataattaaaataatttattaaaacaacGCGTCATGAGTGTAGGTACTTACACGATGAGACACCTGCCAGCATATTTGATATGTGTGTCGTTGTCAGTTCTTTGCGTCTGTATGTGCGCTTTTCGGCCCTTcctataatatttatattgccTCGGATGACGGGAGTTCCCTTCCAAACTACAGAAattgttagagagagagagagagagaacatgacaGTGGGACAAACAAATCGACCACAAACCAGCCACATTTCTCCGGTAATTTCCTGTCAGATTTCACTAGGCAAGGGCGAATGCGAAACTGGAATTAACGCGTGTCATAATTTCTATTACATGTGTTTATGATTAATCACTCCTTCAGAGGGAGAATAAAGGCGAtactcataaatatttcattgacCAAACATGTCCatgtttgtggtttttgttgttggcgTTGAAGCAATAAATAAAGCGTGACTGTAAAATCTAGTTGCCTCAGATTTTACCTCCAAAATTATAAATACCATGTCCAACAATGTGCAATTTTCGATTTCAAATGAACGGGTTTGGGAATTATTGTCGATGACAAATACTGTAGTTTCTGTAAAGTAACATATGCCTAAATGTCAGGTATtcaaatgactttaaaaaaaaccctattcACGATTTAAAAATTAGTTTAACGAGAAATCTAACTGGCAATGTTGGTTGGTTACACATATTTTACCCTTTAAAGAGTAGAATTTTAACAATGAGAATGAGCGATAATATGAATAAGTCAAGTGGTTGCTAAACGGGACCTTTGAAAAAACTTGGACAGTCCGAACGATgcttattttttacatttacgtTAATTTTTAATTCCAAGGACGTAATGCGTGAATACATAAATTAGCTGGTAACTCCGTTTGCCAGTACAATTAGGCAACAGATTGGATGCTGAAATGGTGACGATTTACTTCAAAATATATGGGCCAATTTTGAAAATCAATACTGGATTTAGTTTTGTCTATAACACTCTCACTGGacatatattcacatttaaacCGGTTAGcctgtaaataatgaaatggaCACGCGGTGTTTGAAAGCTTTAAATGGTGTGGCCTTAACGCTGCGCCACTTATGAATATCTCTGCCAATATTTTTCACTAACATCTCATATGtgatttattcaatatttatatgtttgattaaaagttatatttttcatggttaATGCTTTTTAAAGATAATTGCCAAAAGCTTCGCGTCCATATGCATTACAAGATAAAAGGTAAAAACACCCAGAAACACTACAAATTAaagaattttgtatttttacattttcaaaaatcccAAATTTGTGGTTTagatttttatgatttatttcagtggaaaatgggaggaaatccataaaataaaaatctaaatatgtaatttttcaTTCAGATGGATGTGAAATAACCCTTATTCATCGACTgtggcaaaataaattaatggaaacatttttaatgacacatgtttaatttcagaggaaatacagtacagtaaaataCGTAAGAttatatagtcttatgtccaaaatgtgaaaaattctaaatgtgCCATTTAGtcattataaaattatttcagtggAATCAGAGGAATACAATGTcctccgtaatgtttgggacagagaaatcttttcttgatttggttttgtactccacaatttgtaaccaaacaattcacacgtggttaaagtgcattttttaaatattgaaaattattttatatttacagtgggctccataattattggcacccttgataaatatgcacaaaaatgcaaaagaaaaaatgctaaacGAAAAAACAATTGACATATTAACATAAGATTTATTTTCCAACGTGTAAACTaatgtgcttgattaatgattcatgaGAATCAGccaaagtcttacatttt encodes:
- the il12a gene encoding interleukin-12 subunit alpha, with translation MKNVGFLSWLLLAALSPYVWRVTLGTPLKPAQKLDVQCVTLSRALLTDVTRALARDELFEGFNCTEQSMAVNTALSACEPSAGQDGGCSSTQSIRFNKDECLRNIKVDLEYHQDKLFAYQRKDLEDTVLTAIQNLLKKCDFPSGSWPSSAVTTPSSPQPSRSSFDFDARLSLCRELKGFQVRSVTINRIMGYMAA